A window from Sinanaerobacter sp. ZZT-01 encodes these proteins:
- the purH gene encoding bifunctional phosphoribosylaminoimidazolecarboxamide formyltransferase/IMP cyclohydrolase has translation MRALISVSDKTGVVEFAQKLEELGVQIISTGGTAARLKDEGVAVTGISEVTGFPECLDGRVKTLHPAVHGGILAMREKPEHMQQLKELNIEPIDIVAINLYPFKQTILKEDVTLEEAIENIDIGGPTMLRSAAKNHKDVVVICDPKDYEKVLFELKENGTVSYDTKYKLALKVFEHTAAYDALISDYLRKQIQNELPEQLTLTFEKAQELRYGENPHQKAWYYKEVKPQAGDLINARQLHGKELSFNNINDTNGALEALKEFEEPTVVAVKHANPCGVGIGSDVYEAYLKAYAADPVSIYGGIVAANRSVDEKTALEISKIFVEIIIAPDFTEKALEILTKKKNLRLLKLPAISDPIQPGTLTLKKVTGGLLVQEIDTTLFEEESLKVVTDREPNEKEMADLRFAMKVVKHIKSNGIVIAKDQRTLGIGPGQVNRIWAVENSVKQATGETKGAILASDAFFPFHDCVQAAADAGITAIIQPGGSIRDEESIKKANELGIAMVFTGVRHFKH, from the coding sequence ATGAGAGCATTAATCAGTGTTTCCGATAAAACAGGAGTGGTAGAATTTGCGCAGAAATTAGAAGAACTGGGTGTGCAGATTATTTCAACCGGAGGTACGGCGGCTCGTTTGAAGGATGAGGGAGTTGCGGTAACTGGCATTTCGGAAGTCACCGGCTTTCCGGAATGTTTGGACGGTCGTGTAAAGACCTTACATCCGGCTGTACACGGCGGCATTTTAGCGATGAGAGAAAAACCGGAGCATATGCAGCAGTTGAAGGAATTGAATATTGAACCAATTGATATTGTTGCAATCAATTTATATCCATTCAAGCAAACGATACTGAAAGAGGATGTCACTCTGGAAGAGGCAATTGAAAACATTGATATTGGCGGCCCGACTATGCTGCGTTCTGCGGCAAAAAATCACAAAGATGTCGTGGTGATTTGTGACCCAAAAGACTATGAGAAAGTTCTCTTTGAGCTAAAGGAAAACGGGACCGTTTCTTATGATACAAAATATAAACTTGCGTTGAAGGTATTTGAGCATACCGCAGCTTACGATGCATTGATTTCTGATTATCTGAGAAAACAGATCCAAAATGAACTTCCGGAGCAGCTGACTTTGACCTTTGAAAAGGCACAGGAGCTTCGCTATGGTGAAAACCCACATCAAAAAGCGTGGTATTATAAGGAAGTCAAGCCACAGGCAGGAGATCTGATTAATGCAAGACAGCTCCATGGAAAAGAACTTTCCTTTAATAATATTAATGATACAAATGGAGCATTAGAGGCTTTAAAAGAATTTGAAGAACCGACTGTGGTTGCAGTAAAGCATGCAAACCCTTGTGGTGTGGGAATTGGAAGCGATGTTTACGAAGCATATCTGAAAGCGTATGCGGCAGACCCGGTCTCTATTTATGGCGGAATTGTTGCGGCAAACCGTTCGGTTGATGAAAAGACAGCGTTAGAAATCAGTAAAATTTTTGTAGAGATTATTATTGCACCAGATTTCACCGAAAAGGCATTGGAGATTTTGACAAAGAAAAAGAACCTTCGCCTCTTAAAGCTCCCTGCAATTTCTGATCCGATTCAGCCCGGTACTTTGACTTTGAAGAAGGTAACAGGTGGACTTCTTGTTCAGGAGATTGATACGACACTTTTTGAAGAAGAAAGCTTGAAAGTAGTGACCGATCGCGAGCCAAATGAAAAGGAGATGGCTGATCTGCGTTTTGCAATGAAAGTTGTGAAACATATTAAATCCAATGGAATTGTCATAGCAAAAGACCAGCGTACTTTAGGAATTGGACCGGGACAGGTAAATCGCATTTGGGCAGTTGAAAATTCGGTTAAGCAGGCAACCGGCGAGACAAAAGGAGCCATACTGGCATCTGATGCATTCTTCCCATTCCATGACTGTGTACAAGCCGCAGCCGATGCCGGTATCACTGCAATTATACAGCCGGGTGGTTCCATTCGAGATGAAGAGTCCATTAAAAAGGCAAATGAGCTTGGAATCGCTATGGTATTTACAGGGGTTCGTCACTTTAAACACTAA
- a CDS encoding lytic transglycosylase domain-containing protein — protein sequence MAKKLISVWLSLTILLFSSISIYAGDNVRGDFFIKDISINGQQIINYQMDDPFFLYKNTTYLPLNAEMGKILGLKIELDMESRTLKLWKAESTQTQLSQRWMKNNKQDVKTEIANNVSVIAYETANNEKAAEKADDTESETGSDDELQSDQETVIELPKLEAKQVDLKGLPVLVKGTVPYIPVAAITSNGLFGWDVYFDSYTGIYISTKEGIKAKSLFNEPRSRYNRGLVSYIKKYNSSYTTDKAQNLVFLFQHEANIYGVDQTLLLAVAHRESTFNPSAKSSSGSLGMMQIMPSTAARYGISSTQLLDPHVNIEFGAKYLKERIDAYGGNVTKALSAYNQGSVAVNRGSYSTRYAAKIISTQSNLKTYLSSGGYGTGK from the coding sequence ATGGCAAAGAAGCTTATATCTGTGTGGCTTTCGTTGACAATCTTACTTTTCTCATCAATTTCTATATATGCTGGAGATAATGTTCGAGGGGATTTTTTTATTAAGGACATTTCAATTAACGGACAACAAATTATAAACTATCAAATGGACGATCCATTCTTTCTTTATAAGAATACAACCTATCTGCCTTTGAATGCAGAGATGGGAAAAATTCTTGGATTGAAGATTGAATTGGATATGGAAAGCCGCACATTGAAACTTTGGAAAGCAGAATCTACGCAGACCCAGCTCTCGCAGAGATGGATGAAAAACAATAAACAGGACGTAAAGACAGAAATTGCAAATAACGTCTCGGTAATCGCGTATGAAACTGCAAACAACGAAAAGGCTGCTGAAAAGGCAGATGATACCGAAAGTGAGACGGGATCAGATGACGAATTGCAGTCGGATCAGGAAACGGTGATTGAATTGCCAAAACTTGAGGCAAAGCAGGTCGACCTGAAGGGGTTGCCGGTACTGGTAAAAGGGACAGTACCTTATATTCCGGTCGCTGCAATCACAAGCAATGGTTTATTCGGATGGGATGTATATTTTGATTCGTATACAGGCATTTATATCAGTACAAAAGAAGGTATAAAAGCAAAATCTCTGTTTAATGAGCCACGCTCAAGATATAATCGGGGATTGGTAAGTTATATCAAAAAATATAATAGTAGTTATACTACGGATAAAGCACAAAATTTAGTCTTTTTATTTCAACATGAAGCCAATATTTACGGTGTAGATCAGACGTTGCTTCTGGCGGTAGCACATCGGGAAAGCACGTTTAATCCTTCTGCAAAATCATCAAGCGGATCGCTGGGGATGATGCAGATTATGCCATCCACCGCAGCACGATATGGGATTAGTTCCACACAGCTTTTGGATCCTCATGTAAACATTGAATTCGGTGCAAAGTATTTAAAAGAGAGAATTGATGCTTACGGAGGCAATGTAACAAAAGCATTGTCCGCATACAATCAGGGGTCGGTTGCTGTAAACAGAGGAAGTTATTCCACACGGTATGCAGCGAAAATTATTAGTACGCAGAGTAATTTAAAAACGTATTTGTCAAGCGGCGGATATGGAACCGGTAAATAA
- the purE gene encoding 5-(carboxyamino)imidazole ribonucleotide mutase → MKVAIVMGSKSDYPVVERAEKILEQFGVAFETRIISAHRTPRVAEHFASHAEEKDIEVMIAAAGKAAHLGGVMAAFTALPVIGLPIKSSTMDGLDSLLSIVQMPKGIPVATVAIDGAENAALLAVQILSVKYPKLREAMKQYKKKMEDDVMKLDEQFQSENK, encoded by the coding sequence ATGAAAGTTGCAATTGTAATGGGAAGCAAATCGGATTATCCGGTTGTGGAAAGAGCGGAAAAAATATTGGAGCAGTTTGGAGTCGCATTTGAAACACGCATCATATCAGCTCATAGAACACCGAGAGTGGCAGAGCATTTTGCTTCTCATGCAGAAGAAAAAGACATTGAGGTTATGATTGCCGCAGCTGGAAAAGCGGCACATTTGGGAGGTGTTATGGCGGCTTTTACGGCACTTCCGGTGATCGGTCTTCCGATTAAGTCTTCTACGATGGATGGGCTGGATTCGCTTCTTTCGATTGTACAGATGCCAAAGGGAATACCGGTAGCGACGGTTGCGATTGATGGCGCAGAAAATGCGGCACTTCTCGCGGTGCAGATTCTATCTGTAAAGTATCCCAAATTAAGAGAAGCGATGAAGCAGTATAAAAAGAAAATGGAAGACGATGTTATGAAATTGGACGAACAGTTTCAATCTGAAAATAAATAA
- a CDS encoding amidophosphoribosyltransferase has protein sequence MGGLFGVVSKKDCVMDLFFGTDYHSHLGTKRGGMCVFGDNGFERAIHSIENAPFRTKFEKEVTIMVGTKGIGSISDGEPQPLTVFSRQGHYSIGTVGRINNKEEIVQELIRMGNNQFLEMSGGTINNTELVAALISTSNNIVEGIQFAQKKIEGSVTILILTEDCMYAARDLYGRTSMILGKKRDSICASSESFAFYNLGYKPLRELGPGEIVRITAEEARTVSQPKDKMRICTFLWTYFGYTTSTYEGKNVEQMRYRNGASIAKHDEKLDVDYVAGVPDSGTAHALGYANQSCIPYARPLIKYTPTWPRSFMPQNQKARDLIAKMKLVPVHEIINGKRFVLIDDSIVRGTQLYGTVKYLYENGAKEIHVRSACPPIMYGCKYLNFSRSVSDMDLITRRVIQELEGGEATEEVLQEYVDASTEKHAKMIEKIKEELGFTSLKYHELEDTLAAVGIDKCKLCTYCWNGKE, from the coding sequence ATGGGTGGATTATTTGGAGTGGTCTCCAAAAAAGATTGTGTGATGGATTTATTTTTTGGAACCGATTATCATTCCCATTTAGGCACCAAACGCGGTGGGATGTGCGTATTTGGTGACAATGGCTTTGAACGTGCCATTCACAGTATAGAAAATGCTCCGTTTCGAACCAAATTTGAAAAAGAAGTAACGATAATGGTGGGAACAAAGGGAATTGGGAGCATCAGTGACGGAGAGCCGCAGCCTTTAACGGTATTCAGCCGTCAAGGACATTATTCAATCGGTACGGTAGGGCGTATCAACAACAAAGAAGAAATTGTTCAAGAACTCATACGCATGGGAAATAATCAGTTTCTAGAAATGAGCGGCGGAACAATCAATAATACAGAACTAGTTGCAGCACTGATTTCTACAAGCAATAACATCGTAGAAGGCATTCAGTTTGCACAGAAAAAGATTGAAGGTTCCGTTACAATTTTAATTTTAACAGAAGACTGTATGTATGCGGCAAGAGATCTTTATGGAAGAACCTCTATGATACTAGGGAAAAAACGAGATAGCATCTGTGCTTCTTCTGAATCCTTTGCCTTCTATAATTTAGGCTATAAACCTCTTCGAGAGCTTGGACCGGGAGAAATTGTACGCATTACCGCAGAAGAAGCGAGAACCGTCAGTCAGCCGAAAGATAAAATGCGTATCTGTACCTTCCTTTGGACCTACTTCGGTTATACGACCTCGACGTACGAAGGGAAAAATGTAGAACAGATGCGCTATCGAAACGGCGCCAGCATTGCAAAACACGATGAAAAGTTAGATGTGGATTATGTAGCAGGGGTTCCGGACAGCGGAACGGCACATGCACTTGGATATGCAAACCAGTCCTGCATTCCTTACGCACGCCCCCTGATTAAATACACGCCAACCTGGCCTAGAAGCTTTATGCCGCAGAATCAAAAAGCAAGAGATTTAATTGCAAAGATGAAGCTGGTACCGGTTCATGAAATCATTAACGGAAAAAGATTCGTTTTAATCGATGATTCCATTGTACGAGGCACACAGCTTTATGGGACTGTAAAATATCTTTACGAAAACGGTGCGAAGGAAATTCACGTGCGTTCAGCCTGTCCTCCAATTATGTATGGATGTAAGTATCTGAATTTTTCCAGATCAGTCAGCGACATGGATTTGATTACACGCCGTGTGATTCAAGAATTGGAAGGCGGAGAAGCGACCGAAGAGGTTTTGCAGGAGTATGTGGATGCATCGACAGAAAAGCACGCAAAGATGATTGAGAAAATAAAAGAAGAGTTAGGATTTACAAGCTTAAAGTATCATGAACTGGAGGATACCTTGGCTGCGGTAGGAATTGATAAGTGCAAGCTTTGCACTTATTGCTGGAATGGAAAGGAGTAA
- the purC gene encoding phosphoribosylaminoimidazolesuccinocarboxamide synthase produces MKKLEQIYEGKAKKVFKTEEPKLYIVDYKDDATAFNGEKKGSIAEKGVVNNIMSDIIFAMLEKKGIPTHFVEKLSDRETLVKAVSILPLEVIIRNVAAGSFSKRYGVEEGRPLARTVLEFSYKNDDLGDPLINDDHILALELATEEQLETVRKYAYHVNDELKPFFLERGLKLVDFKIEFGLYDGEVILADEISPDTCRLWDVKTNEKMDKDRFRRDLGNVEETYQDVLKRVEKE; encoded by the coding sequence ATGAAAAAATTAGAGCAAATTTATGAAGGTAAAGCAAAAAAAGTATTCAAGACAGAAGAACCGAAGCTTTATATTGTTGATTATAAAGATGATGCAACCGCATTCAATGGCGAGAAGAAAGGCTCCATTGCAGAAAAAGGCGTAGTGAATAACATCATGTCCGATATTATTTTTGCAATGCTTGAAAAAAAGGGGATTCCGACCCACTTTGTTGAGAAACTCAGTGATCGGGAGACTTTGGTAAAAGCAGTTTCTATCTTACCACTTGAAGTCATCATTCGAAATGTGGCGGCTGGATCATTTTCTAAGCGCTATGGCGTAGAAGAAGGAAGGCCGCTTGCACGGACTGTATTGGAATTTTCCTATAAAAATGATGACTTAGGTGATCCGCTAATTAATGATGACCATATTCTTGCCTTAGAGCTTGCGACGGAAGAACAACTTGAAACAGTTCGGAAATATGCTTACCATGTAAATGATGAATTAAAGCCGTTCTTTTTAGAAAGAGGGCTGAAGCTGGTTGACTTTAAAATTGAATTTGGACTCTACGACGGTGAAGTGATCTTAGCAGACGAAATTTCACCGGACACCTGCCGTTTGTGGGATGTCAAAACAAATGAGAAGATGGACAAAGACCGTTTTCGAAGAGATTTGGGAAATGTAGAAGAAACGTATCAAGATGTATTGAAGAGAGTGGAAAAAGAATAA
- the purM gene encoding phosphoribosylformylglycinamidine cyclo-ligase, which produces MKEEKFTYKDAGVDTKEGERAVRLMKDHVKRTFTPNVLTGLGSFGSLFKLDVKEMKEPVLVAGTDGVGTKLKIAFLMEKHDTVGQDCVAMCVNDVLCQGAAPLFFLDYIATGKVHAEKVAEIVKGIADGCVLGECALVGGETAEMPDFYGNGEYDMAGFAVGVVDRERIIDGSKIKKGNVLIGIPSSGIHSNGYSLVRKVIFEKEKMDVMDYVDELEETIGDALLRPTKIYTAACNAVRKAVDVNGIIHITGGGFFENIPRIIPEGLGVEIQVGSWTVPPIFRYIQKCAGIEENEMFATFNMGVGMIMVVEEADAEAVMHALRGAGETPNVIGRIVEGQGVVLCKK; this is translated from the coding sequence ATGAAAGAAGAGAAATTCACCTATAAAGATGCGGGTGTTGATACAAAGGAAGGTGAAAGAGCCGTTCGCTTGATGAAAGATCATGTGAAAAGAACATTTACACCAAATGTACTCACAGGCTTGGGGAGTTTTGGAAGCTTATTTAAGCTCGATGTGAAAGAAATGAAAGAGCCGGTATTAGTTGCCGGAACGGATGGTGTAGGAACGAAGCTCAAAATTGCATTTCTTATGGAAAAGCATGATACGGTAGGACAGGACTGTGTTGCAATGTGTGTCAATGATGTGTTGTGTCAGGGTGCCGCACCTCTGTTCTTTTTAGATTATATTGCTACCGGTAAAGTGCACGCAGAGAAAGTTGCGGAAATTGTCAAGGGAATTGCGGATGGCTGCGTTCTCGGAGAATGTGCATTGGTAGGCGGCGAAACTGCGGAAATGCCGGACTTTTACGGAAACGGCGAATACGATATGGCCGGCTTTGCAGTGGGCGTAGTGGACCGTGAAAGAATTATAGATGGATCAAAGATTAAAAAAGGAAATGTGTTAATCGGTATTCCATCAAGCGGCATTCACAGCAATGGTTATTCTTTGGTTCGCAAAGTGATTTTTGAAAAAGAAAAAATGGATGTTATGGACTATGTGGATGAGCTGGAAGAAACCATTGGAGATGCACTCTTGCGTCCTACAAAAATTTACACGGCAGCTTGTAATGCGGTTCGCAAAGCGGTAGATGTAAATGGAATCATTCATATTACGGGAGGCGGTTTTTTTGAAAACATTCCAAGAATTATTCCTGAGGGTCTCGGTGTGGAAATTCAAGTTGGAAGCTGGACGGTGCCTCCGATTTTCCGCTATATTCAAAAATGTGCAGGGATTGAAGAAAATGAAATGTTTGCAACCTTTAATATGGGTGTAGGTATGATTATGGTCGTAGAAGAAGCAGATGCAGAGGCTGTTATGCATGCATTAAGAGGAGCCGGAGAAACACCGAATGTGATTGGAAGAATTGTGGAAGGACAGGGCGTTGTTCTATGCAAAAAATAA
- the purN gene encoding phosphoribosylglycinamide formyltransferase: protein MQKITVLVSGGGTNLQAIIDAIESGEIENAKIVQVISSNSKAFSLERAKKHGICAKVIGKEVYSDPMKRSEALLCALKEERTDLVVLAGYMSVLDVSLIQEYEGRMINIHPSLIPKYCGKGYYGKRVHQAVLDNGESTTGATVHFVDEGVDTGEIILQERVPVQDEDTADTLAARVLVTEHKILIEAIKKLTEEKNRGGK, encoded by the coding sequence ATGCAAAAAATAACGGTATTGGTTTCCGGTGGAGGTACGAATCTGCAGGCGATCATTGATGCCATTGAGTCCGGTGAGATTGAAAATGCTAAGATTGTTCAAGTGATTTCCAGTAACAGCAAAGCCTTCTCGTTGGAACGTGCAAAGAAACATGGCATTTGTGCAAAAGTTATTGGAAAAGAAGTGTATTCGGATCCGATGAAACGAAGCGAAGCATTGCTTTGCGCATTAAAAGAAGAACGAACAGACCTTGTGGTCCTGGCCGGATACATGAGCGTACTCGATGTGTCATTGATACAAGAATATGAAGGCAGAATGATTAACATTCATCCATCCTTGATTCCAAAATACTGCGGCAAAGGGTATTATGGGAAACGTGTACACCAAGCCGTTTTAGATAACGGAGAATCCACGACTGGTGCAACAGTTCATTTTGTGGATGAAGGCGTAGATACAGGCGAAATTATATTGCAGGAACGTGTTCCTGTGCAGGATGAGGATACGGCTGATACATTGGCAGCCAGGGTCTTGGTCACAGAACATAAAATATTAATAGAAGCAATTAAAAAATTGACGGAAGAGAAAAACAGAGGAGGAAAATAA
- a CDS encoding phosphoribosylformylglycinamidine synthase, with the protein MVRRIFVEKKKGFDIEAQRLFSDLRIHLHLKQVEAVRVINRYDIEGIEEKVYESAKCTVFSEPVVDRVWEETMSLGADSFYFAVEYLPGQYDQRADSAAQCIQMLSTSTKALVRSARVYIITGHLNEEEKQAIKEYCINPVDSREASWGKPLRLELDMDVPENVERILDFTSWDTKALEEFRTERGFAMSKEDMLFIQAYYKKENTVPTITELRVIDTYWSDHCRHTTFHTKITDVQFEEGPYSEMLKEAYESYLQLRKDVYGEREKDICLMDMAVMGAKYLKKQGIVTDLDESEEINACSIKVKALIDGKEEDWLVMFKNETHNHPTEIEPFGGAATCLGGAIRDPLSGRVYVYQAMRVSGSGDPRTKIEDTLTGKLPQRKITKGAADGYSSYGNQIGLATGQVTEIYDPGYVAKRMEVGAVIGAAPASHVRRARPIPGDCIVLIGGRTGRDGCGGATGSSKEHTEDSILNCGAEVQKGNPPVERNIQRFYRRKEVATLIKRCNDFGAGGVSVAIGELADSIDVNLDLVPKKYEGLDGTELAISESQERMAAVVSKEDCEALIRYASEENLEATAVAWVTDSGYFRMFWRGECILNLSRAFLDTNGTTQNIEVKVESPCAPVFERTQKKDIEEIASDLNCCSQKGLIEQFDSTIGAGSVLMPLGGQYQLSPAAGMAAKLPITKGYTDTTSLMTFGFDPQISKKSPFHGALYAVIDSATKITAMGGDYAKARLTFQEYFERLGDDPVKWGKPFAALLGALKAQIELEIPAIGGKDSMSGTFMDIHVPPTLISFAVGMIEAGQVVSTEFKTTASKLVFVYTDRDATDVLDFAQYRKNMKTVQQLSNEKKVLAAAAVGKGGIFASVLKMAAGNKIGASLKNISKEELYASAYGSLILEIVDTEDAESLFAGSQYKEIGFTTDDSEIEIILNDSKESHKVNLDQLISAWESPLEEIFPTKAKEECEKKEVKRVSYYERNHAKPSACYAKPQVFIPAFPGTNCEMDSKRAFERAGAVGEIQIIRNRSEKDLNESIEEMAKNIRNSQIIMIPGGFSGGDEPDGSAKFITALFRNPMIQEAVEDLIENRDGLMLGICNGFQALIKLGLIPYGKIVDAAEGSPTLTYNRIGRHVSCLTRTRIASVKSPWLAFTEVGDVHTIPISHGEGRFIADEKLVKELAENGQIATQYVDLNGVPTMEPRWNPNGSVEAVCGITSPDGRIFGKMGHSERIGHNLYKNVVGEKDQKLFEAGVAYFK; encoded by the coding sequence ATGGTAAGACGAATTTTTGTGGAAAAGAAAAAGGGCTTTGATATTGAAGCGCAGCGGCTTTTTTCTGATTTGAGGATCCATTTGCATTTGAAGCAAGTGGAAGCAGTAAGAGTGATTAATCGTTATGATATAGAAGGAATCGAAGAAAAGGTGTACGAGTCTGCAAAATGTACCGTTTTTTCAGAACCTGTGGTTGACCGGGTTTGGGAAGAAACGATGAGTTTAGGTGCAGATTCTTTTTATTTTGCAGTGGAATATTTACCGGGGCAGTACGATCAGCGTGCAGATTCTGCGGCGCAGTGTATTCAGATGCTGAGTACAAGCACAAAAGCCTTGGTTCGTTCCGCAAGAGTGTACATCATTACAGGTCACCTGAATGAGGAAGAAAAACAGGCAATTAAGGAATATTGCATCAATCCGGTTGATTCCAGAGAAGCGAGTTGGGGAAAGCCATTGCGTTTAGAATTAGACATGGATGTACCGGAGAATGTAGAACGTATTTTGGATTTTACAAGCTGGGATACAAAAGCTTTGGAGGAATTTCGCACAGAAAGAGGGTTTGCCATGAGTAAAGAGGATATGCTCTTTATTCAAGCATACTATAAGAAAGAAAATACAGTTCCTACGATAACCGAGCTTCGAGTAATAGATACCTATTGGTCGGACCATTGCCGCCATACCACATTTCATACGAAGATCACAGACGTTCAATTTGAAGAGGGACCTTACAGTGAGATGCTGAAAGAGGCCTATGAATCTTATTTACAGCTTCGCAAGGACGTATATGGAGAGCGTGAGAAAGACATTTGTCTTATGGATATGGCTGTTATGGGTGCAAAATATCTAAAAAAGCAGGGCATTGTAACGGATTTGGACGAGTCTGAGGAAATCAATGCGTGTAGCATAAAAGTAAAAGCATTGATTGACGGAAAAGAAGAAGACTGGCTGGTGATGTTTAAAAATGAAACACACAATCACCCGACTGAAATTGAACCATTTGGCGGAGCGGCTACTTGCCTTGGCGGAGCGATCCGAGACCCACTTTCGGGGCGTGTTTATGTATATCAGGCTATGCGTGTGAGCGGAAGCGGTGATCCAAGAACGAAAATAGAGGATACCTTAACGGGGAAACTCCCTCAAAGAAAAATCACAAAAGGTGCAGCAGATGGATACAGCTCCTATGGAAATCAGATTGGACTGGCTACCGGTCAGGTTACAGAAATCTATGACCCGGGTTATGTGGCAAAGCGCATGGAGGTCGGCGCAGTAATTGGAGCGGCACCTGCCAGCCATGTGAGAAGAGCACGCCCGATTCCGGGAGATTGCATTGTTTTAATTGGTGGGAGAACGGGAAGAGACGGCTGCGGAGGAGCAACGGGTTCTTCCAAGGAACACACAGAAGATTCCATTTTAAATTGCGGTGCAGAGGTGCAGAAGGGAAATCCTCCGGTAGAACGAAACATTCAGCGTTTTTATCGGAGAAAAGAAGTGGCGACATTAATCAAACGGTGCAATGACTTTGGTGCAGGCGGCGTTTCCGTAGCAATCGGAGAATTGGCAGACAGCATAGATGTTAATTTAGATTTGGTACCGAAAAAATATGAAGGTCTTGACGGAACAGAATTAGCAATATCCGAATCACAGGAACGTATGGCAGCTGTTGTTTCTAAGGAGGATTGCGAAGCATTGATTCGCTATGCAAGCGAAGAAAATTTAGAAGCAACTGCGGTTGCGTGGGTAACGGACAGCGGGTATTTCCGTATGTTTTGGCGTGGAGAATGCATTTTAAATTTAAGCAGAGCATTTTTAGACACCAACGGGACGACACAAAATATTGAAGTAAAAGTGGAATCACCATGTGCACCTGTCTTTGAGCGAACGCAAAAAAAAGACATAGAAGAGATTGCGTCTGATTTGAATTGCTGTAGTCAAAAAGGGTTGATAGAGCAATTTGACAGCACGATTGGTGCGGGGAGTGTCCTGATGCCTTTAGGTGGCCAATATCAGTTGAGTCCGGCAGCCGGAATGGCAGCAAAATTACCGATTACAAAGGGCTATACAGATACAACTTCACTTATGACCTTTGGATTTGATCCGCAGATTTCAAAAAAAAGCCCCTTTCATGGAGCATTGTATGCCGTGATTGATTCAGCAACAAAGATAACGGCAATGGGCGGTGATTACGCAAAGGCTCGTTTAACGTTTCAAGAATACTTTGAGAGACTGGGGGACGATCCCGTTAAATGGGGGAAACCGTTTGCGGCATTGCTTGGAGCGCTGAAAGCACAGATTGAACTGGAAATTCCTGCAATTGGAGGAAAGGACAGCATGTCCGGTACTTTTATGGATATTCATGTACCTCCCACTTTGATTTCTTTTGCAGTGGGCATGATCGAAGCTGGTCAAGTTGTTTCAACAGAATTTAAAACAACCGCAAGTAAATTAGTGTTTGTGTATACGGATCGTGATGCAACGGATGTTTTGGATTTTGCCCAGTACCGTAAAAATATGAAGACAGTTCAACAGTTGAGCAATGAAAAAAAGGTATTGGCAGCTGCTGCTGTTGGAAAAGGCGGTATTTTTGCCTCCGTGCTTAAAATGGCAGCGGGCAATAAGATTGGAGCATCCTTAAAAAATATTTCCAAAGAAGAATTATATGCGAGTGCCTATGGCTCTTTGATTTTGGAAATTGTCGATACGGAAGATGCGGAAAGCTTATTTGCGGGCAGCCAATATAAAGAGATTGGATTCACAACAGATGATTCAGAAATAGAAATTATTTTAAATGATTCGAAAGAAAGTCATAAGGTAAACTTAGACCAGCTGATTTCAGCTTGGGAAAGCCCTTTAGAAGAAATTTTTCCGACGAAGGCAAAAGAAGAATGTGAGAAAAAAGAAGTAAAAAGGGTTTCTTATTATGAAAGGAATCATGCAAAGCCAAGCGCATGCTATGCAAAACCACAAGTTTTTATACCGGCATTTCCGGGAACGAATTGTGAAATGGATTCCAAAAGAGCCTTTGAGCGTGCAGGAGCGGTTGGAGAGATACAAATTATCCGAAACCGGAGTGAAAAAGATTTGAATGAATCCATTGAAGAGATGGCTAAAAATATAAGAAACAGCCAAATCATTATGATTCCGGGCGGATTCTCAGGAGGAGATGAACCGGATGGTTCCGCAAAGTTTATTACTGCGCTATTCCGCAATCCAATGATTCAAGAAGCAGTGGAGGATTTAATAGAGAATCGTGATGGTTTAATGCTGGGAATTTGTAACGGATTTCAGGCCTTAATTAAATTAGGGCTGATACCATACGGAAAAATTGTTGATGCAGCAGAAGGAAGCCCGACTTTGACTTATAATCGAATCGGACGGCACGTATCGTGTTTGACAAGAACCAGAATTGCTTCTGTGAAATCACCTTGGCTTGCGTTTACTGAAGTAGGAGATGTGCATACCATTCCGATTTCACATGGAGAAGGCCGATTTATAGCCGATGAAAAGCTTGTAAAAGAACTGGCGGAAAATGGGCAGATTGCAACACAATATGTGGATTTGAACGGAGTGCCGACGATGGAGCCGAGATGGAATCCAAATGGAAGTGTAGAAGCCGTTTGCGGGATCACATCACCGGATGGAAGAATTTTTGGCAAGATGGGGCATTCTGAGAGAATTGGACACAATCTATATAAAAATGTAGTAGGAGAAAAAGATCAGAAGTTATTTGAAGCCGGTGTTGCTTATTTTAAATAA